One genomic window of Vibrio natriegens NBRC 15636 = ATCC 14048 = DSM 759 includes the following:
- the tnaA gene encoding tryptophanase, giving the protein MENFKHLPEPFRIRVIEPVKRTTREYREEAILKAGMNPFLLDSEDVFIDLLTDSGTGAITQEMQAAMLRGDEAYSGSRSYHALQQAVEDIFGYQYTIPTHQGRGAEQIYIPVLIKKREKEKELDRSKMVALSNYFFDTTQGHTQLNCCVAKNVYTEEAFDTSIEADFKGNFDLEKLEQAILEAGAANVPYIVSTITCNSAGGQPVSLANLKAVYEIGQKYDIPVIMDSARFAENAYFIQQREAGYADWSIEAITKESYKYADGLAMSAKKDAMVQMGGLLCFKDDSLMDVYTECRTLCVVQEGFPTYGGLEGGAMERLAVGLYDGMRQDWLAYRIGQVQYLVDKLEAIGIVCQQAGGHAAFVDASKLLPHIPAEQFPAHALACELYKVAGIRAVEIGSLLLGRDPATGKQHPCPAELLRLTIPRATYTQTHMDFIVEAFQAVKENAANVKGLDFTYEPEVLRHFTARLKEVESETQAPSITTAETV; this is encoded by the coding sequence ATGGAAAACTTTAAACACTTACCTGAGCCGTTTCGTATTCGCGTTATTGAACCAGTAAAACGCACTACACGTGAATATAGAGAAGAAGCGATTCTAAAAGCGGGTATGAACCCTTTTCTTCTGGATAGCGAAGATGTGTTTATCGACCTTCTTACCGATAGTGGTACAGGCGCTATTACGCAAGAGATGCAAGCAGCCATGTTGCGCGGCGATGAAGCATACAGCGGCAGCCGAAGCTACCATGCACTTCAACAGGCCGTTGAGGATATCTTTGGCTACCAATACACCATTCCAACTCACCAAGGACGTGGTGCAGAGCAAATTTACATTCCGGTTCTGATTAAAAAACGTGAGAAAGAGAAAGAACTAGATAGAAGCAAGATGGTTGCGCTGTCGAATTACTTTTTTGACACCACACAAGGCCATACACAGTTAAACTGCTGTGTTGCGAAAAACGTTTATACCGAAGAAGCATTCGACACTTCAATCGAAGCAGACTTTAAAGGTAACTTTGATCTGGAGAAACTAGAACAGGCAATCCTAGAAGCTGGCGCAGCAAATGTACCTTATATTGTCAGCACCATCACATGTAACTCTGCCGGCGGCCAGCCAGTATCGCTTGCTAACCTAAAAGCGGTTTATGAAATTGGTCAGAAATACGATATTCCAGTGATCATGGATTCGGCTCGTTTTGCCGAGAATGCTTACTTCATTCAACAACGTGAAGCTGGCTACGCTGACTGGTCAATCGAAGCAATCACCAAAGAGAGCTACAAATACGCGGATGGTCTGGCGATGTCGGCAAAGAAAGATGCCATGGTTCAAATGGGCGGCTTACTTTGCTTTAAAGACGATTCGTTAATGGACGTGTACACGGAATGCCGCACGCTGTGTGTTGTTCAGGAAGGCTTTCCGACCTATGGTGGTCTGGAAGGTGGCGCTATGGAGCGTCTTGCCGTAGGCCTTTATGATGGCATGCGTCAGGACTGGCTGGCATACCGAATCGGTCAGGTTCAGTACCTGGTTGATAAGCTGGAAGCGATTGGCATCGTTTGTCAGCAAGCGGGTGGCCATGCTGCCTTCGTTGACGCAAGCAAACTCCTGCCTCACATTCCTGCAGAGCAATTCCCGGCACATGCACTGGCGTGCGAGCTTTATAAAGTCGCTGGTATTCGAGCGGTAGAAATAGGCTCCCTTCTATTGGGCCGAGATCCTGCGACAGGTAAACAACACCCGTGTCCGGCTGAACTGCTTCGCCTTACCATTCCTCGCGCTACCTACACACAAACGCATATGGATTTCATTGTCGAAGCATTCCAGGCGGTAAAAGAAAATGCAGCCAATGTAAAAGGTCTGGACTTTACTTATGAACCGGAAGTTTTACGTCACTTCACCGCGCGTCTAAAAGAGGTTGAGTCAGAGACTCAAGCTCCATCCATCACGACAGCAGAAACAGTATAA
- the tnaC gene encoding tryptophanase leader peptide encodes MLSTNHIANWITLDFKIAFFFPAQ; translated from the coding sequence ATGTTGTCTACAAACCATATCGCTAATTGGATAACCCTCGATTTTAAAATCGCCTTCTTTTTCCCTGCGCAATAA
- a CDS encoding HlyD family secretion protein, protein MKKKAIALLLVFGSLFGVGYSLYQPNIVKTDNAYVHSDVTAVSPEVAGQVSQLFVKDNQWVSKGTPLFSIDDEDFIANLEIAESALDVANAAITANQTKTEMQLVKIEQAKQSITSARANSDHQAAELERLSRLVQKQSVSKNQFEAQRTRAIESRSHLETVKLALSAEKKQFETLKTEKKQLIAQQKRAQANLKLAKIALERAVVKAPFDGFIADRQVQVGKFVQPGMGLIVMVPDYVWVEANFKETQLENVIEGQNVEVVLDMFPDKPLHGRVASITPATGAQFSLLPPQNATGNFVKVVQRVPVRIELDIPQELRQRIYPGLSVEVAIKTEKQG, encoded by the coding sequence ATGAAAAAGAAAGCCATCGCATTACTGCTTGTTTTTGGATCATTATTCGGCGTTGGTTACAGCTTGTATCAGCCGAACATAGTTAAGACGGACAACGCGTACGTCCATTCTGACGTGACAGCAGTGTCACCAGAAGTCGCTGGACAAGTTAGCCAGCTATTCGTCAAAGACAACCAATGGGTGAGCAAAGGTACGCCTTTGTTTTCAATTGACGACGAGGATTTCATCGCAAATCTGGAGATCGCAGAATCGGCGTTAGACGTCGCCAACGCAGCAATCACAGCGAACCAGACCAAAACGGAAATGCAATTAGTCAAAATTGAACAGGCGAAGCAAAGCATTACGAGCGCAAGAGCTAATTCCGATCATCAGGCTGCGGAGTTAGAGCGCTTGTCACGTCTGGTACAAAAGCAATCAGTCAGTAAGAACCAATTTGAAGCGCAAAGAACGCGAGCCATTGAATCGCGCAGTCATTTAGAAACGGTTAAATTGGCGTTAAGCGCAGAGAAAAAGCAATTTGAGACATTAAAAACCGAGAAAAAACAGCTGATTGCACAACAGAAACGGGCTCAGGCAAATCTGAAGCTTGCTAAAATCGCGCTAGAGAGAGCGGTGGTAAAAGCGCCATTTGATGGTTTTATTGCAGACAGACAAGTACAGGTTGGTAAGTTTGTTCAGCCTGGTATGGGGCTCATCGTGATGGTTCCGGACTATGTTTGGGTAGAAGCCAATTTTAAAGAAACTCAGTTAGAAAACGTGATTGAAGGACAGAACGTTGAAGTCGTTTTGGACATGTTCCCTGACAAGCCACTGCATGGCAGAGTTGCCTCGATTACACCTGCAACGGGTGCGCAGTTCAGTTTGCTCCCGCCACAAAATGCGACGGGTAACTTTGTCAAAGTCGTTCAGCGCGTGCCAGTGCGAATTGAGTTAGATATTCCCCAAGAGCTGAGACAGCGTATCTATCCGGGCCTGTCTGTCGAGGTAGCGATTAAAACCGAAAAACAAGGTTAA
- a CDS encoding MFS transporter — MKSRIRLLTWVLFALAAFGINSVMFSELSYEMAATIGLSLDETELVKIGFMIAQVLGFIWAPKLVRHWCAYRILITALLIEITASMILYWQLPSPWLFKLTWLFVGFFMSVLLVVVNLFLLDVFEQRWLPVIIALTLVFSTLVPMGLYPWLMAHVLERFDWSLFCVLSAWLYFSALILVSIYKPEPVNIVEKHKSHVGVYTIAALATGLVVYLLMRGRYYNWLDSEAFIQLTLITTTLGLSLIYLLVKRRRLNTASSQLHNTLKTNVFMYNAFLAGFAVMASSALFGNFLKMALNYNHLNAGYAQLPFFYAMIVGMLLSVMVFYLRRTLVDAVVPLGVLMILLSVYRFSLLPSEAGPESLLLPMLLRGFGVGMLNVSVTIAVLTYFKNHERLEGICNFYLFRTMGSVIGGGFFSGAIHTHSAQASGEIGRTLEQSSHAFSAYEQALTSTILTHGHLPNSSMGAGQVVAVVKEQATTLALSNSLIMFIFSILALAPVLLIGKKLVAKREASPN; from the coding sequence ATGAAGTCACGTATCCGTTTATTGACTTGGGTGTTATTCGCGCTTGCGGCATTTGGTATTAACTCCGTGATGTTTAGTGAGCTTTCGTATGAAATGGCGGCGACTATAGGTTTGTCTCTTGATGAAACAGAGCTGGTTAAAATCGGATTTATGATTGCCCAAGTGTTGGGCTTTATCTGGGCACCGAAGTTGGTTCGTCACTGGTGTGCTTACCGGATTTTGATCACTGCTCTGCTCATAGAGATAACGGCAAGTATGATCTTATACTGGCAACTGCCGAGCCCATGGTTATTCAAACTGACTTGGCTGTTCGTTGGCTTTTTCATGAGTGTATTGCTGGTGGTGGTTAATCTCTTTTTGCTCGATGTGTTTGAGCAACGTTGGTTGCCCGTAATCATTGCTTTGACTTTAGTCTTCTCGACGTTGGTGCCGATGGGTTTGTATCCTTGGTTAATGGCACATGTATTGGAGCGATTTGACTGGTCGCTATTTTGTGTTCTATCGGCATGGTTGTACTTTTCAGCGCTTATTCTTGTGAGTATTTACAAACCTGAACCAGTTAACATTGTCGAAAAGCATAAATCGCATGTTGGTGTTTATACTATTGCAGCGTTAGCGACAGGTTTGGTCGTTTATCTGTTAATGCGAGGCCGTTACTATAACTGGTTAGATTCAGAGGCGTTTATTCAACTTACGCTGATCACGACCACATTAGGGCTAAGCCTGATTTACCTCTTAGTTAAAAGACGGCGTTTAAATACCGCGTCATCGCAATTGCATAATACGCTGAAAACCAATGTCTTTATGTATAACGCCTTTTTGGCGGGTTTTGCGGTAATGGCGAGTTCTGCACTGTTTGGAAATTTCCTTAAAATGGCGTTGAACTACAATCATTTGAACGCTGGTTATGCGCAGTTGCCATTCTTCTATGCGATGATTGTGGGCATGCTGCTGAGTGTGATGGTGTTTTACCTAAGACGAACGCTGGTTGATGCGGTTGTGCCATTAGGTGTTTTAATGATCTTGCTCTCTGTATATCGTTTTAGTCTTCTACCAAGTGAGGCCGGGCCAGAATCGTTGCTTTTACCTATGCTTTTGCGTGGCTTTGGGGTAGGGATGCTGAACGTGTCGGTAACCATTGCAGTGTTAACCTATTTTAAAAATCATGAGCGCCTTGAGGGGATTTGTAACTTCTACTTGTTCCGAACCATGGGCAGTGTTATCGGCGGTGGATTTTTTTCTGGCGCAATACACACTCATAGTGCGCAAGCATCGGGTGAAATAGGGCGAACGTTAGAGCAATCGAGCCATGCCTTTTCTGCTTATGAACAGGCACTTACCAGTACGATTCTCACTCATGGACATTTGCCTAATTCCTCCATGGGGGCGGGCCAAGTTGTTGCTGTCGTCAAAGAGCAAGCCACGACTTTGGCATTAAGCAATTCATTGATTATGTTTATTTTCTCGATTTTGGCGTTGGCTCCAGTGCTCCTTATCGGCAAGAAACTGGTAGCAAAGCGAGAAGCGAGTCCAAACTAG
- a CDS encoding TetR/AcrR family transcriptional regulator, protein MRASTQQKRIRIIEVATELFITQGYKETSLDQIVAICGGSKQTLYRYFSNKEGLFTEVLAHNTQTSLESAFQLSAQQNESLQQTLEDFAKKYLRGICSNPVLSLYRIISADFYQHDSIPKQFWQTSPMRIHQHLIEFLKTDVVSQQLDIDDPDLACGQLLALIKLDYQTKALLGFELPSDAELNTHARKAVTAFLSLYQQQSA, encoded by the coding sequence TACGCAAGGTTACAAAGAAACGTCATTGGACCAAATAGTTGCCATTTGTGGTGGTTCAAAGCAAACCTTATACCGATATTTTTCCAATAAAGAAGGGCTATTTACAGAAGTGTTGGCGCACAACACTCAAACCAGTTTAGAGTCGGCTTTCCAGCTTTCTGCTCAACAAAATGAGTCGCTACAACAAACGTTAGAAGACTTCGCCAAGAAGTATCTACGCGGAATTTGTTCCAACCCTGTTCTGTCACTTTACCGAATTATTTCTGCCGATTTTTATCAGCACGACTCAATACCAAAGCAGTTTTGGCAAACGAGTCCGATGCGGATTCATCAACACTTAATTGAGTTTTTAAAGACAGACGTCGTCAGCCAACAATTAGACATCGACGATCCAGATCTCGCGTGCGGGCAACTCCTCGCTCTAATCAAACTCGATTATCAGACCAAGGCGCTATTGGGGTTTGAGTTACCCAGTGATGCAGAGTTGAATACTCATGCTCGTAAAGCCGTCACAGCTTTTCTCTCACTCTACCAGCAACAGTCAGCGTAA